The segment ACCTGGTCTACGCAGGCAACCACGGGCTCGAGATCGAAGGCCCCGAGATCGAGCGATTCCAGCACGAGGATCTCGTGCACTACGAGGGCCGTGCTGCGGAATTGGTCGAAGCTCTCGAAACGATTGCCGACGAAGGCGCCTGGACGGAGGCCAAGGGGCCGACCCTCACCTTCCACATCCGTGACGTACCCGAATCCGACCGAGAACGTTATGCCCAGAAGGCGCGAGCACTGATGACCAAACACGGTTACCAGGCCCGCGATGCCCATGCCGCGGTGGAAGCCAGGCCTCCGATTGGCTGGGACAAGGGCCGTGCCGTCCTGCATATCCTGCGCGAGCGTTACGGCCCCGAGTGGTCCGAGCGGGTCCGGGTGATCTACGTGGGTGATGACCAGACGGATGAAGACGCGTTCCGCTTCCTCGCGGGCCTGGCGATGACATTTCGCGTAGGGAGCGCCGACACTCCGACCGAGGCCCTGCACCGTTTGCCAGACGTCGAAGCCGTCCGACGTCTGCTCGATTGGGTGGGCGTGCGGCCGCTGACCGAAGCCACGCCGACTCAGCGCTCCTTGTAGCGAGCCCGGGGCCGGAGAAGCTCACCGCTGGCCCGCTGCTCGAGCACATGGGCCACCCAACCGGCGCATCGGCCGACGCAGAAGAGACCGGCCGCACTCCCTGCCGGGAAGCCCAGGGCGGCTCGCAACCCGACCAGGCCCACGTCCACGTTGGGCGAGGGACGGCGTGCACGCTCCATCGCTCCAACGAGGGCATCCAGTGTCCGGAGCTCTTGATTCGCAGGGCCCAGACTCCAGGCGGCTTCGAAGAGCAGGCGCGCACGGGGGTCGCCATCGGGATAGAACGGATGTCCAAAGCCCGGAATCCGCTCGCCCCGGCGTGCGCGTTCGTGCACCAGGCGTTCCGCGCGCTCGGGCGAACCGGCTTCGGCAAGGGCCGCCTCGACCCGATCGGTTGCCGCGCCGTGAAGTGGGCCGGACAGGGCAGCGAGGCCGGCCTGTACGCAGGCGTAGACGTCGGCATGTGTCGACGCGACGACCCGAGCCGCGAAGGTCGAGGCATTCAGCTCGTGGTCGGCGAGCAGGTTCAGCCCGGCGTCGAGAGATGCGCCTCCGCCCTTCGTCCCGCCCAATGCGCACGAAACGGCCTCGGCGACCGAGTTCGCGCGCCAAGCCTCCTCCGCCCCGGAAGGCGATTGGGGGAGAGCCAGGCCCGCCGCCAGCAATCGGATCAAGCGGCGGGCGCGTGGCAACGTCGCCTCGGGCGCGATCTCGAACCTACCCGAATCCCGGCTTCCGGCTGCAGCCACGAGCAGTAGAGCGACGCTGGCCGGGGACGTGTCGGCAGGCAGCCAGCGAGCCAGTTCGGCGAAATCCGGTGGCTCGCCCAGGGCATCGACCCATGAGACGTCCGCCGCTGGAAGAACGCCGGTCCACAGCAGCTCGGCGCAGCGCTCGAAGGAAACACCGTCCGTCACCAATGAGGCCGCCGGAACGCCCCGGTAGACCGGGCCCATCGGCGTCATGTCGGTGATGGAGGTCTCGAGAACCGGTTCCCCCCAGCGGAGGGCCCGGTCACCGCGCTGGCTGGCCCGCCCCCGGCTGCGAAGCTGCTCCAGATCGGCCCGCCTGTACTCCCGCTCGCGGCCAGGGCCGGCCGAACGGCTCGCCACCCAGCCGCGGCTTACGTAGGCATAGAGGGTTGCCCGCTTGATCCCGAGCAGCTCTGCCGCTTGCTCCGCGGATAGCCAAGGCTTGTTTTGTTGATTTATAATCAAGATTGATAAATGATGACTAGCGGATACGCTACCCGGAAATGGAGGAAATGCAATGAGCAATGCCCATTCGGACGGACTCGATGGCGTGGTGGTGGCGGAGACCGAGATCTCAGGCATCGATGGGGAGCTGGGGCGGCTCTGGGTCCGCGGCCACGATGTGGAAACCCTGGCTCGAGAGCAGAGCTTCGAGGCCCTCCTCGGGCTGCTGCTGGACGATGCCCTGCCGGATGAAACCGGCGTGGCACGCTGGCAATGCGCGCTCGGTGCCGCGCGGCTGCGGGCCTTCGACGGCCTCTGGCGAATGGGTGCAGCCCTCGAATCCGAAGATGGCATGGATGCGCTCCGTGCCGCAGCCGCCTGTCTGGAAGAAGACAGCCCGAACTCCCGATCCACCGACACGAGGATCATTGCCGCCTTGCCGGTCTTCGCCGCGGCCTGGTATCGCCGGCGCCAAGGCCTGCATCCGGTTCCGCCGGATCCCCGGTGCTCCCACGCCGAGGATTTCCTGCGCATGATGTTGGATGCAGCACCCCACCCGGCCCGGGTGCGTGCCATGAATGGCTACTGGGTCACGGTCGCGGAGCACGGAATGAACGCCTCGACCTTCGTCGCTCGTGTCGTCGCTTCGACGCACTCCGACAAGGTTTCCATCGTCACGGCCGCACTCGGCGCTTTGAAGGGACCGTTGCACGGCGGTGCGCCGGGCCCCGTCCTCGACATGCTGGATGCCATCGGCGACGAAGCAGGTGCTGCGGCGACCTGGCTGCGCGACGAACTCGCCGCGGGGCGCCGCATCATGGGGCTTGGCCATCGGGTGTACCGGGTGCGCGATCCCAGGGCCGCGGTTCTCGAAGAAGCCACCCAGGAGCTCGAGCAAGCTGGGTTGGGAAGCGCGTACCTCGAGCGCGCCCGTCAGGTAGAGAAAGCAGCAACGGACGTGCTTGCCGAACTCCATCCGGAGCGGACCCTCGCCGCCAATGTCGAGTTCTATACGGCGGTCCTCCTGGATGGCCTCGGTCTGCCGCGCTCACTCTTCACGCCCACCTTTGCGAGTGCCCGGGTTGCGGGATGGCTTGCCCATGCCGCGGAGCAACGCAGCGGTGGGCGCATCCTGCGCCCGCGGCAGCGCTACGTGGGATCGCGTCCCGGCCAGAGGCTCTCGGCCTGACATGACAGGCGAGGAGCTCATCCTGCTGTGGGTGGTGGCCTTCGTCACTGCCGTGCTCTCTGCGATCGTCGGGATGGCCGGGGGCATCACCTTGCTCGCGATCATGCTCCTCTTCCTCCCGCCCTTGCTCGCGATCCCCCTCCACGGTGTCATCCAGCTGGCCTCGAATGGATCCCGCGCATGGATCCAGCGACAGCATGTCGATCGCGGGATCCTGCAACGCTTCGGGCTCTTGCTCTTGCCAATGGGCGCAGTGGGGATCGCGGTTGCCCAGGAGTTACCCGAGGCTGTCGTACGTGCTGCCATCGGTGTGTTCGTGTTGATGGCCACCTGGGCGCCGGGCGCCCTGCTGCTCGGCACGCATCCGGAAAACATCGATCGGAACCGCCGCTTTCTCGGACTCGGAGCCGCAGCCGGCTTCCTCAACGTGACGATCGGTGCGACCGGGCCGATGATCGCTCCGTTCTTCCTGAACCTGGACCTCGACCGCAGAGAACTGGTCGGCACCAAGGCCGGCTGCCAGGTGCTCGGGCACCTGAGCAAGATCCTCCTGTTCGGCCTGGCCGGCTTCGCTTTCGAAGAACACCTTCCGCTTCTGCTCGGCGCGACCATCGGCGTGGTGGCGGGTACCTGGCTCGGAAGTCGCCTCCTGGACCGGGTCAGCGAACACCATTTCGGGATTCTCTACCGCAGTGTACTCACCCTGATTGCCCTACGTCTCATCATGGTGGAGTTCCTGGAATTGGTCTGAGTCGCCGGTCCGGGAGAGCCCCGAGGTTTCCTCCGGGAGAAACCCTGGAAAGAAAGCGCAGGGGGCCTCCCGAATGCCTTTCTCGCATCTAAGGCCTCAGATCAAGACACGCGCCCTCCGAACCATGGAACGTCGGAGTTGAACTCCGGAGGGGGTCATTGGAATGATCAAGGCAGGGACGGATATCCATTTTCGGGATCCGAAGGTTCCGAATGAACGCGTTCTCTTTCACGCCGTGGCCGAAGCGGCGGAAGAAGACGATCGCTGGATGGCAACCTTCAGCGAGGGATCACCGGAACTCGCGCCCGAACAGGACGTGCTGATCTATTTCGAGGTCAAGCGCGAGTTCATGCAGCAGCCGGCCACGATCCACAGCGTCGAGCAGAACGGCGAAGGCACGGTCGTGACCTTCGTGCCCCTGGGCGATCCGATTTCTGCGGAGAGCCGGCAGCACTACCGCGTCTCGACCGTCACCTCCGATGTCACCGCCAAGATCAGCGACGAGCAGGGCTGCAAGGTCGTCGACATCAGCTCGACAGGCTTTGCTGCGGTGGCACGAGGCCAGCACGATATCGGAACGACTCTGGACGTCAGCATGGCCTTCGAAGGCAAGAGCTGCACCGGCTGTGCCGCGATCCAGTCGGTTCGCGAGCGGCCCGGAGGAAAATTCCGCTACGGGCTCGTCTCGATCGGCAGCGGTGAGACCAGGGATTTCCAGGAGCGACTGAATGACATCAGCCTCGAGATTCAACGCTCCCAGCTTCGACGGCTTTCCGGCGCAGGCTGAGGAAAAGCCCTAGCTCGTCGTCGAGACCCCGCCGTCGACGGGAATCACCGTTCCTGTGACATAGGCCCCCGCCCTCGAAGCCAGGAAGAGTGTGACGCCGGCCATGTCTGCCGGTACGCCGATCCGGCCACGCGGGTTCGAAGCGCGAATGTGATCGCCGAACTGATCGAGAGTGGCTGCCATCATCTTGCTCTCGAAGGGGCCGGGAGCGACCGCGTTCACGGTCAGGTTCTCGCGGGCCAGGCGCTTGGCCAACACACGCGTCAAGTGGTGGAGACCCGCCTTGCAAGACGAGTAGGCGTAGGTCTCGAGATCAGGCGGCTTGAGTCCGTCGATCGAGCCGATGTTGATCACCCGTGACGGATCGTCGGATGAAGCCGCCTTGCGAAGCAAGGGGAGGAACTTCACCGTCGTATGGAATACGCCCTTCAAGTTGAGCGCGAAGACCTTGTCCCAGCCGGAGTCGGGATATTCATCGAGGGGAGCACCCCAGTTGGCCCCGGCGTTGTTCACCAAGATATGCACCTCGGATTCCCGTTCCGCGACGGCGCTGGCCAGCGCGTCGGCT is part of the bacterium genome and harbors:
- a CDS encoding helix-turn-helix domain-containing protein: MPEISVSATTTPSSPSEWALLIAFPPFPGSVSASHHLSILIINQQNKPWLSAEQAAELLGIKRATLYAYVSRGWVASRSAGPGREREYRRADLEQLRSRGRASQRGDRALRWGEPVLETSITDMTPMGPVYRGVPAASLVTDGVSFERCAELLWTGVLPAADVSWVDALGEPPDFAELARWLPADTSPASVALLLVAAAGSRDSGRFEIAPEATLPRARRLIRLLAAGLALPQSPSGAEEAWRANSVAEAVSCALGGTKGGGASLDAGLNLLADHELNASTFAARVVASTHADVYACVQAGLAALSGPLHGAATDRVEAALAEAGSPERAERLVHERARRGERIPGFGHPFYPDGDPRARLLFEAAWSLGPANQELRTLDALVGAMERARRPSPNVDVGLVGLRAALGFPAGSAAGLFCVGRCAGWVAHVLEQRASGELLRPRARYKER
- a CDS encoding citrate synthase codes for the protein MSNAHSDGLDGVVVAETEISGIDGELGRLWVRGHDVETLAREQSFEALLGLLLDDALPDETGVARWQCALGAARLRAFDGLWRMGAALESEDGMDALRAAAACLEEDSPNSRSTDTRIIAALPVFAAAWYRRRQGLHPVPPDPRCSHAEDFLRMMLDAAPHPARVRAMNGYWVTVAEHGMNASTFVARVVASTHSDKVSIVTAALGALKGPLHGGAPGPVLDMLDAIGDEAGAAATWLRDELAAGRRIMGLGHRVYRVRDPRAAVLEEATQELEQAGLGSAYLERARQVEKAATDVLAELHPERTLAANVEFYTAVLLDGLGLPRSLFTPTFASARVAGWLAHAAEQRSGGRILRPRQRYVGSRPGQRLSA
- a CDS encoding sulfite exporter TauE/SafE family protein; amino-acid sequence: MTGEELILLWVVAFVTAVLSAIVGMAGGITLLAIMLLFLPPLLAIPLHGVIQLASNGSRAWIQRQHVDRGILQRFGLLLLPMGAVGIAVAQELPEAVVRAAIGVFVLMATWAPGALLLGTHPENIDRNRRFLGLGAAAGFLNVTIGATGPMIAPFFLNLDLDRRELVGTKAGCQVLGHLSKILLFGLAGFAFEEHLPLLLGATIGVVAGTWLGSRLLDRVSEHHFGILYRSVLTLIALRLIMVEFLELV
- a CDS encoding SDR family oxidoreductase → MEDLFSVKNKVAVVTGGTRGIGRMIAQGYVESGARVIVASRSADACAEAEAELGNLGHCIGIPANLSDEAGADALASAVAERESEVHILVNNAGANWGAPLDEYPDSGWDKVFALNLKGVFHTTVKFLPLLRKAASSDDPSRVINIGSIDGLKPPDLETYAYSSCKAGLHHLTRVLAKRLARENLTVNAVAPGPFESKMMAATLDQFGDHIRASNPRGRIGVPADMAGVTLFLASRAGAYVTGTVIPVDGGVSTTS